A stretch of DNA from Catenulispora acidiphila DSM 44928:
GGGTACCGGTGCGGTGGCGATGCTGGTCGGTCCCGAACCTCGGGTCCTAGCGTTGGATCCCGGCGCCAGCGGCTTCCACACCTATGAGGTGATGGACACCGCGCGCCCGGCCGTGGACGCCGAAGTCGTCGACTCGGACCTGTCGCTGCTGGCGTACCTGCAATGCCTCGACGCAAGCTTCGCAGCATATTGCGACCGAGTTGCGGGCGCTGATCTGCGCACGACCTTCGACTACCTGGTCTTCCACACACCCTTCGCCGGCATGGTGAAGGGCGCGCACCGCAACCTCGCGCGCAAGCGCGCCGGCATGTCCGCCGCCGAAGTGGACGACGACTTCCAGACGCGCGTCGCCGACTCCCTGCGCTATGCCCGCCGGGTCGGGAACCTGTTCTCCGCCGCGCTGTACCTGGCGCTGTGCTCGGTACTCGACCACGGACGCTTCGACCGTTCCCGCCGGCTTGGGCTGTTCTCCTACGGCTCGGGCTGCGCCTCGGAGTTCTTCAGCGGAGTGGTCCCCGCCGATTCCGTTGTATCCACTGGTTTTTCGGCACGTCCCGGTATCGCCGCCGCCCTGGACGAGCGGCGCGAGCTGACCGTCTCCGAGTACGACCGGCTCACGGCGGTCGGCGGCGCCCGGGGCTTCGGCACGCGGGACGCGGTGTTCGACCCGGGCGAGTACGGGCCCGTATACGGCAGCCACTTCGAGGGCCGCGGCCTGCTGGTCCTGGACCGGATCCGTGACTTCCACCGGGAGTACCGGTGGACGTGACGAACCGCGCGCCGAACGGCGTCCCGCACAAGGCGATCCGGGTCTTCGAGTTCGGCACTGGAAGTGCTCCGGTGATCGACGACGCGCTCATCAGTGCCCTGCATCGCGCGCTGGACAAGGCGCTCGCCGCACCCGAATGCCGGATTCTGCTCCTGACGTCGGCGACGCCGGGCGTCTTCAACGTCGGGATGAACGTCGCGGCGGCCGGACAAGCCGGGGTCGGGGTCGGAGGCGAGGGCGAGGACGAAAACGAGGCCGCCGCCGCCCGGCGCACCGGCGGCGCGTACTTCGACCTGCTCGAGCGCTTCACGCTCGCGCCGCTGATCGTCGCGGCTGCCGTCGAGGGTCGGGTGGCCGGCGGCGGGGTCGGCCTGGTGGCGGCCTGCGACTTCGTGGCAGCCAGCGAGGCAGCGACCTTCGGTCTCCCCGAGGCGCTGTGGGGACTGCTGCCGTGCTGCGTCCTGCCGTTCCTGATCCGCCGGGTCGGGTTCGCCAGGGCCTACTCCATGGCGCTGACGACGCGGCCGGTCAGCGCGCCCGAGGCCGTCGCGTGCGGGCTGGCCGACGAGATCAGCGAGCATCCGGGCACTGCGATACGGCGCCTGGCGCTGCGCGCCGACAAGATCGACACCGCGACGATCGCGGCGCTGAAGGCGTACTCCCAGCGGCTGTGGCCGCTGCCGGACGGCGTCCGGGACCTGGCGGTGGACGAGCTCGGCCGGCTCATGACCCTGCCGGCGGTGCGCGGCCGGATGGCCGCCTTCGCGAACGGCGGCAGGTTCCCCTGGGAGGGGTGAGGCGCCGGTGAGCTCATCAATCCCGATCCGGTCCGGACCGGTTCGGTGGACCTCGAAGGAGCGTTGACATGGGTCTGGCCTTTCTCTTCCCCGGCCAGGGTTCGCAGAGCGCCGGCATGGGTGCGGACCTGTTCGAGGAGTTCGCCGACCTGACCGCGACCGCCGAGGCGGTCCTCGGGTACTCGGTCCGAGACCTGTGCCTGGACGGCGACGCGCGGCTGCACCAGACCGAGTATTCGCAGCCTGCGTTGTTTACCGTCAATGCTTTGAGTTACCTGCACCGCCGCCGCCTCGGCGGTCCGACGCCGGACTACCTGGCCGGGCACAGCCTGGGAGAGCTGAGCGCGCTGTTCGCGGCCGGATCGTTCGACTTCGAGACCGGCTTGCGGATCGTGCGACGCCGAGGCGAGCTGATGGCGGCCGCACCCGACGGCGGCATGATGGCGGTCCTGGGCCTGCCGCTGGACCGGCTGACGGAGGTGCTGCGGCGCGGCGGCCTGCACACCGTGGACGTGGCGAACGACAACGTGCCCGGACAGGTCGTGTTGTCCGGGCCGCGGGGATCGGCGCACACCGTGGCGGCGCTGCTGGCGAACGAGGGCGCGGGACGATGCGTGCCGCTGAACGTCAGCATCGCGGCGCACTCGCGGTACATGGCCGACGCGGCACGGCAGTTCGGAGAATTCCTGGCCGATGTGCGGTTCGCTGAGCCTGAGATACCGGTCATCGCGAACGTGACGGCGAGGCCGCATCAGGCCTCTGAAATTGCCGGGTTGCTGGTGCGGCATCTGTGCG
This window harbors:
- a CDS encoding enoyl-CoA hydratase-related protein, with translation MDVTNRAPNGVPHKAIRVFEFGTGSAPVIDDALISALHRALDKALAAPECRILLLTSATPGVFNVGMNVAAAGQAGVGVGGEGEDENEAAAARRTGGAYFDLLERFTLAPLIVAAAVEGRVAGGGVGLVAACDFVAASEAATFGLPEALWGLLPCCVLPFLIRRVGFARAYSMALTTRPVSAPEAVACGLADEISEHPGTAIRRLALRADKIDTATIAALKAYSQRLWPLPDGVRDLAVDELGRLMTLPAVRGRMAAFANGGRFPWEG
- a CDS encoding hydroxymethylglutaryl-CoA synthase family protein; the protein is MVIGVEAIHAYVGRAVVGVREMFADRDLSMARFDNLMMDQKSVCLPCEDPVSNAVNAAAPLLAGLDAQQRDAIELLVVGTESGLDFGKPISTYIHHQLGLSSRCRSFEVKHACYGGTAALQTAVGILSASGVPTARALVIATDAPATDAHGTYWEPSEGTGAVAMLVGPEPRVLALDPGASGFHTYEVMDTARPAVDAEVVDSDLSLLAYLQCLDASFAAYCDRVAGADLRTTFDYLVFHTPFAGMVKGAHRNLARKRAGMSAAEVDDDFQTRVADSLRYARRVGNLFSAALYLALCSVLDHGRFDRSRRLGLFSYGSGCASEFFSGVVPADSVVSTGFSARPGIAAALDERRELTVSEYDRLTAVGGARGFGTRDAVFDPGEYGPVYGSHFEGRGLLVLDRIRDFHREYRWT